CTTTTCCATATGCCGAATCGCTCTAAGCGGGATGTAGTTCTCCGCCACCTGGCCCATGGCAATAGCCGTCTGGACTCGGGTTGGTGTGCCGGCCTGTTCGCAAAAGTCCTGCAACGCCAGGCAGTTCATGACTGTGCCCAGCATGCCCATGTAGTCGGCCCTGGCGCGGTCTAGGCCGCGACCGGCTAGCTCGGCGCCGCGGAAAAAGTTGCCACCGCCAACCACCACGGCCACCTGGACTCCATTCCTGACCGCCTCGGCGATTTGACGGGCAATATCCGCCACCACATCAGGGTCGACCCCCAGTTTGCCACCGCCAAAGGCCTCGCCGGACAGTTTCAGCATGACCCGGCGGGCCCGGGGCAGGTGAAGGTTTAGCGGCTGGTCTTCGTTTGGGGGCATGGCTCAGGCGCCAACCCTGAAGCGAGCGAAACCGGTCGGTTGGCCTTGCACAGCAGCGAAGACCTTGCCCACGGTTTGCTTGGCGTCCTTGGCAAAGGCCTGGTCCACCAGAACGTTTTCCTTAAAGAAACCGTTCATGCGGCCTTCGATGATCTTGGGCATGGCCTTTTCTGGTTTGCCTTCTGCCTTGGCCGTTTCTTCGGCAATGCGCCGCTCGCTGGCCACAACCTCGGCCGGAATCTGGTCTCTCGACAAGTAGGTCGGGGAGAAGGCCGCGATGTGCATGGCCGCATCGTGGGCCACCTCGACGCCCGGTTTGTCAGTCGCCAGCAGCACGCCAACCTGCGGCGGCAAATCCGGGTTGGTCTTATGCAAGTAAAGCGCCACCGCCTCGCCGCTGACCTGGGCCACCCGACGCAACTGGAGCCGCTCGCCCACTGTCGCAGCCAAATAGTCGATAGCCGCTTGGACACTGCCGCCACCTTCAACCGGCGCGGCCAAAACCGCCTCCAGGTTATCGGTTCCCAGGTCGATGGCGGCCTGTAAAGCCTGGCCGGCCAGGGCCACGAACTTCTCAGCCTTGGCCACAAAGTCGGTTTCCGAGTTCAGCTCGATCATGGCGCCGCATTGGCCAGTCTCGGTGTCGACTACCTTGGCCGCCACCAAGCCGTCCGAGGTTGAGCGGCCTTCCCGCTTAGCCAAACCTTTGAGCCCCTTGACCCGGATGATCTCGATGGCTTTGGCGGCGTCGCCGCCGGCCTCGTCCAGCGCCTTTTTCACATCCATCATGCCGGCGCCGGTTTGCTCGCGCAGGGCCTTGATATCCGCAGTGGTGTAATTCGCCATTGTCCTCTTAGTCCTCTACTCGAATTGTCCTTTGGGCTGCTAGGCCTGGGGGGCAGTGCCCTTCAGATTGGCCTTTTCCTCGACCGGCGGTGTGACGGGCTCGGTTGGCTCGGTCACGGCCTCAGCCACCGTCTCGGCCAGGGGTTGCTCGGCTGCCTCTTCGGTTACTTCGACACCTTTGACGTCCCCGGCTGCCGCCTGGGCCAGGTCTTCTGCAGTGGCCTGGGAGGCGGCATCAGGCGGGGCCAATAGCCCTGGCGCTTCTGCCGCGACCGTCTGGGCCAAAGGCTCTAGTTCCAGCGCGCCGCCGGCCTCTTCAGCCTTGGCCACGGCTCCGGAGACCGGCTCGGTTTCACTCACAGCCAGCAGTTCTTGCTCCCATTCGGCTAGCGGCTCGGCCGGGGGGGCGTCTTCTTCAGTGTCATCGGAAGCCTTGGCGCTGTGACGCTCGACCAAACCCTCGGCCACGGCGTCGGCCATGACCCGGGTCAACAGGGCAACGGCCCTGATGGCGTCGTCATTACCAGGGATCTTGTAGTCGACATCATCCGGATCAGCGTTGGTGTCCAAAATGGCGACCACCGGAATGCCCAGTTTGCGGGCCTCATCGACGGCCAGATGCTCCTTCTTGGTGTCGACAATCCAGACGGCGGCCGGGACCTTGCCCATGGTCCTGATCCCGCCCAGGGTGCGCTCAAGTTTGTCCCGTTCGCGGCTCATCATCAGCCGCTCTTTCTTGGTGAAGCCCGAGCCAGTGCCCTCATCGAGGTTCATCTCTTCCAGCTCTTTCAACCGGTGCAGCCGCTTGGAGATGGTCTGGAAGTTGGTCAGCATCCCCCCTAGCCAGCGCTGCGAGACGTAGGGCATGCCAACCCGGCTGGCCTGCTCTTGAACGGCTTCTTGGGCCTGCTTCTTGGTGCCAACGAACAGCACCGAGCCGCCACGGGCCACAGTCTGTTTGATGAAGGCGTAGGCGTTGTCGATGTGACTGAGCGTTTGGGTCAGGTCGATTATGTAAATGCCGTTGCGCTCGGTCAAGATGAAACGCTTCATCTTGGGGTTCCACCGGCGGGTTTGGTGTCCAAAATGGACGCCGCTGTCCAGCAACTGGCGCATGGTGACAATGGCCATTGTCTTTGTCCTTTCGGTTGTCCGCCTGGGCGGCCTGTGCCGCTGGCGCCTGGCGCCCTCACCGTCCAACACCGGGCTGGTTGGCCCGGACCGAGTCGTGCGGTGGCCTTTGGGGCAAAGGGCACGCGAAGTCACCCGTCCTGGTGGAGGGGTGCCCGGCTATTGTAGCGGCTTTCGCTCGCCCGCTTTTGCCCGATGCCGGCCCGCCAGCTGGCCATGTGGCGACGGCCCCGCCTGCTTGCGGCCCGCGGTCGCCAAACCGCGGCTGAACCGCACCGTGCGCGGATTGGCTGCCAGAACCCCAGGTAGGCGACCTCCAGGCGGGCTAGCCGGCACAAGGCCGGGTGGTCATCCACAGGCCGCGGGCTTTTTGGCCGGCGGGCCGCGCTGATCCTGGTAGACCTAGGCTCATGCCGAATTGCATCTGTCTCCGCGCCGCAGATCGATCTCTACGCGCAGCAGATTCACCAAACAGGCCTGAAAAGCCTTGCCGTTTCGGTGCCCTACCCCGGAGCCCGCTGACCAACTGTCCTATGCAAACCAGGTGATGACGTGAACAGATTGGCGATGGTGCTGGTCATGGCGCTGGCGGCGTTGCCCGCCAGCGGCTTGGTCGACCAACCAGCCGAAGCTCTTGGAGGCCACCGCGCCGAAATGCTGACCGGGCACAGTGCGTTAGGCCGGCGCGCCCCAGCTCCAATTGAGTTGTGGCCAAGCTCATTGCTGGCCTTCAGCTG
Above is a genomic segment from Micrococcales bacterium containing:
- the rpsB gene encoding 30S ribosomal protein S2; the protein is MAIVTMRQLLDSGVHFGHQTRRWNPKMKRFILTERNGIYIIDLTQTLSHIDNAYAFIKQTVARGGSVLFVGTKKQAQEAVQEQASRVGMPYVSQRWLGGMLTNFQTISKRLHRLKELEEMNLDEGTGSGFTKKERLMMSRERDKLERTLGGIRTMGKVPAAVWIVDTKKEHLAVDEARKLGIPVVAILDTNADPDDVDYKIPGNDDAIRAVALLTRVMADAVAEGLVERHSAKASDDTEEDAPPAEPLAEWEQELLAVSETEPVSGAVAKAEEAGGALELEPLAQTVAAEAPGLLAPPDAASQATAEDLAQAAAGDVKGVEVTEEAAEQPLAETVAEAVTEPTEPVTPPVEEKANLKGTAPQA
- the pyrH gene encoding UMP kinase, which produces MPPNEDQPLNLHLPRARRVMLKLSGEAFGGGKLGVDPDVVADIARQIAEAVRNGVQVAVVVGGGNFFRGAELAGRGLDRARADYMGMLGTVMNCLALQDFCEQAGTPTRVQTAIAMGQVAENYIPLRAIRHMEKGRIVIFGAGAGMPYFSTDTVTAQRALETRCQVVMMAKNGVDGIYTADPNTDPTATKLDRITYAEALTRGLRVVDAAAFSLCMENKLPMVVFALEGLDQVRRALEGERMGTLVTA
- the tsf gene encoding translation elongation factor Ts, which encodes MANYTTADIKALREQTGAGMMDVKKALDEAGGDAAKAIEIIRVKGLKGLAKREGRSTSDGLVAAKVVDTETGQCGAMIELNSETDFVAKAEKFVALAGQALQAAIDLGTDNLEAVLAAPVEGGGSVQAAIDYLAATVGERLQLRRVAQVSGEAVALYLHKTNPDLPPQVGVLLATDKPGVEVAHDAAMHIAAFSPTYLSRDQIPAEVVASERRIAEETAKAEGKPEKAMPKIIEGRMNGFFKENVLVDQAFAKDAKQTVGKVFAAVQGQPTGFARFRVGA